One genomic region from Chrysemys picta bellii isolate R12L10 chromosome 16, ASM1138683v2, whole genome shotgun sequence encodes:
- the LOC135975974 gene encoding coronin-1B-like isoform X1, translating into MGMAEELGEGGSCLWGSGFDGPVPPGCDNVVIVWNVGTAKELYRLDSMHPDLIYDVSWSHNGSLFCSACKDKSVRIVDPRRGVVVAEKERAHEGARPMRAIFLADGKIFTTGFCRMSERQLALWDPVSWGLNRYRGQRCPGGESSGCGVP; encoded by the exons ATGGGCATGGCcgaggagctgggggaaggggggagctgtCTCTGGGGATCAGGGTTTGATGGACCAGTCCCCCCAGGCTGTGATAATGTGGTGATCGTGTGGAACGTGGGCACGGCCAAGGAGCTGTACCGCCTGGACAGCATGCACCCCGACCTCATCTACGACGTCAGCTGGAGCCACAACGGGAGCCTCTTCTGCTCCGCCTGCAAGGACAAGAGCGTGCGCATCGTGGATCCCCGCCGAGGGGTGGTCGTGGCG GAGAAGGAGCGTGCGCACGAGGGAGCGCGGCCCATGCGTGCCATCTTCCTGGCTGATGGCAAGATCTTCACCACAGGCTTCTGCCGCATGAGCGAGCGGCAGCTGGCGCTCTGGGACCCGGTGAGCTGGGGGCTTAATAGATACAGGGGACAGCGGTGCccaggaggggaaagcagtggatgtggtgttccttga